The DNA window ATACGGAAGCATCAGTGGCACGCCTGGATCAACGTACGCGCGTTGCTCTTCCCAAGTGCGAGGAGGTCCCTCTGGTGTGGGTATAGTCCAGTGTGGCCGGACTGCTTTGTTTAACACAACTGTCTTTGCACGTTGCATGGATGCGTAGTTCGTAACGTAGCTGGGAACTTCAGAAAAAAGGCTCTGCTCCATCGCAATAATATCCTTGCAGATGTCCACAGCATTGCGGCAGACTTCTTCATCCGCGCGGCCAAAGGCGCTCAGTCCTCGAATAACAGACATGTAGCCTTCATCCACCTCTCGTGCAGCCACCTTGAAAACATGGGGGTTCGACAGATCatcgcccgccgccgcgggctcACGCTCTCCGCCAGAAACCGCTCCCTCTTCCGCAGCTTCATCCAGAGCAGAAACAGCCACCTGAGGGTCTCTCGGTGCGCCGTTCTCCTCCATCACTACGAACGTTTCAGGGTCCTCCACTGGCTGGTTTTCGGCTTCCACAGAAGTCATTTTTAGACGACTCTTCGCTTTCGATGCGCGTATACTTCGTTAGGCGTGCTTGATGGCTTTTCAAGCCGCTCTAGGCTTTGACCTTgacaaaaaaacaaaaaaacatGTATTGGTGTTTGTTGTCAAGAGTAGCATCGAAGGAGTTCCACAGGTGGAGAGAAAGCAGTCAGAGAAGAAAAAACCGGAGATGAGGTACGGAGAACTACATGTCATgtcctttttcgtttttctccCATTTTTTGGAAGCATGGAGTGTCAtatttctctctctctttacAGAATCGCGCTGAGATTGACGAAATGACTTCATCGTTGACGCACGCATAGACAGAGCAAAACGTTTTTGACGCTGTAGGCGAGTACGCTGCTTATACTGCTCACCCAGTACTGCTGTTTGTCAACGCAAAAAACTAGTAGGAGAGCCAAAGGGGGAGAAACCCTAGCTTGGTCACTTCTACTTCACCGATGCTCCTGGCAGAGTTGTAAaccgaaaagaaaaggatAGACTGTCTAAAGCTCAGCGGCTTCTCATCTCAACAAACAGCGTTATATCGTCTGCTTGAACATCGTATTCGGAAAACTGATCTGTAAGAGGTAGGAGTTTGGGTGTTTGGCTGTGAAATGGGGcacggtgccggtggcgctgctgcctggtCTTCTCTCGAAACCTACGCTCGTTGAGGATCGCGTTGATGGTATCACTCTTTTTCTTCCCCAAGTACGTGTGCACATCTGCGATACGCGCCCTCCAAATACGCTCCCGTTTTTCTTCAGCATCTTTGCCATGTAGCCTATCGCGTAGCATCTTCTCATGCTTACAGCTCTTGTGCGCCGCAAGCGCGCCTGTGGCCGATGAAGCATGATCAGCCTCGAAGCTGCTTGCCAACATCTCACGGTCCTCTGTGTCGTCACCAATGCGCGATAAGAGTTGCTCGATTTCTTGAATTTGATCTTTTGAGAGCATCTCTTCCTGGAATGGGTTTGCAGAAAGATCATTGTCGCCAATACTCGAATACTGCTCCAGTTTCCGGTGCGATGCCGGAGAGGAAAAGTCTCCTATGCGATTCATTCTCCATAGCAAGCTGCGATGGAAGCATAAGGAGGGAAGGTGGAGGCGTGGGGAACCAAGGTTGAAAAAATGCAATGAGGAAAGAACAGAGTGCATTTTTGTTTCACGTACTTCTTTGATTCAAGGAAACCACTTTTGGTGTCGGACAGAGCGGTTTTTCATTTGGAGTCAGAGACCTCATTGCCGTGCTAACTAGATCAAGAAGATGCGCTGTGTGCTTATTTTCAGGTGCACTCTCGTAATCCAGATGCTTTGACGGAGAatgcccccctcccgcaTTCTTCTTTGCAGTGACGTAGTGCAGCAATTAAGACCGAAATTCTAACGAAAGGCAGCTGACAGAATAACattggggaggggggggggggctctgCAGGAATCCATTATCTCTCCTGTCCGACATTGATCACTTGCACATCAGCCTTGACTCGGCCGAGTGTGACTCGACACACCTTCTTTGTGCTCGTGGCTTTCGTATGCGCTGACAAGTGGGCTCACAGCTGTTTCTCCAGCAAATGCGACACCGCTTGACTTTCTGTCAGTTACGCCAGGATACCGAGAAGTATTGCACCTGTCCCTGGCAAGGCACCCGTGTGCTGTTCGGCCTTTGCTCAACAAATGCCGTACTTGTGGGGCGTCATGAGCAAGCACAACTTTCCTGTAAAGGCCGTATTAATGTGGAGGCCATTGATGTCGAAAGAGATAGCAAGCGCCTTCTCAGGGGTCGACAGCGACTCAGTTTTTCGGCACAGCTTGAAAACCAAAAGCGCTTCTCCTGGGATTACAAGAAGCACCTGGCAGCAGAACGGAGAAAACGGTTTGAAACGTTTTCCGCCTCTCAAAGTTTGTTTTCTTGCTCTTATGCCGGTAACTATCTTCTTCTGGTTGTCCTGTGTCCCATTATCACTCCCACATGCCTGAAAATAGCTGTCTCTGCTGAGCTCCCGCTCCTAACTTCTTCCGTAGAGCAAGAGTGGCGATCGCAGGACGTGAAAATAATCATAATAAACATGGAAGCATACCCATGAGAGCCTTTGGCAATTTATCTGTGTCCTGTAGCTTCCACCTCAATGACAAACGGCAAAagaggcacagcagcgtAAGCCTGTTTTGGTTTCAACatgttctttttttttttgatcTCGAATCTACTAGCGATAGCAGCATAAAGGTCacagcagaaaaaaaaaagaagagtTGCATGTTGGGTTGTTTCTTTCTCACCCAACCCAGCTTAACCGGTAGACACATCATGCACGTGACACTTCCTGCCTGAGAAAAGGAAGAACACGGAGTACAATCTCTGTTTACAATGCAAAGCAATCAGACTCCGTCGCCTTGGTGCTATCTGATACACCACACAACTTCATTCATTCTGCCTTTACGCCTTTCCGcactgaaaaaaaaaatgtttGCATTTTTGACCCTCCTCTTCCGTGGCTGTGCATATTTTTTCGTAGCCGCTCATTTTCTTCATTTAAGACGATGTCTGACGAGGACCATGACTTCTCGCACCAGGGAGGTGGCGACAACGCGTCAAAGACGTATCCCTTGCCCGCTGGCGCCCTGAAGAAGGGTGGCTACGTGTGCATCAACGGCCGTCCGTGCAAGGTGATCGACCTGTCTGTGTCGAAGACCGGCAAGCACGGTCACGCTAAGGTGAGCATTGTCGCGACCGACATTTTCACTGGAAACCGCCTCGAGGATCAGGCCCCGTCCACGCACAATGTAGAGGTGCCGTTTGTGAAGACCTTCACATACAGCGTGTTGGATATCCAACCCAACGAAGACTCCTCTCTTCCATCTCATTTGTCGCTGATGGACGATGAGGGCGAGAGCCGCGAGGATCTCGATATGCCCCCGGACGCGGCCCTGGCAGCGCAAATCAAGGAGCAGTTCGACTCCGGCAAGGAGGTGCTAGTTGTGGTTGTGTCTGCAATGGGCACTGAGCAGGTGTTGCAGACGAAGAATGCTGCGGAGAAGTAGACTTTTAATGGTACTGTTTTTACTTTTATTTCTCTCAAAACAACAGAAGCAGTAATGTAGATGTTCATTTTGTTTCAGCGCTCGTGCCGAACATCATGCGCTTATTCAAAAGGCTATGCGAAGTGATTATTGCCGTTTTTTCCTCAGCGTAAGCGGTGCATATGCTCAAAATGCATGTGTTTGTGGAAACGCAAGGCAACTTCGCATATCCTGTTGAGAGTTCTAGTCCAGCAATCTATTCATGGTCTTTTCTTCGCTGATATACTTTTATCGTAATGCTTTGCGCTTTGTCTCTACCCCTTCTGTATCCTACAAAAATGTCATAACACCGATTATGTGTTCGATGCACTGCTCCGAATAGCTCTGTTTTCTTCATTCAACACGATGTCTGACGAGGACCATGACTTCTCGCACCAGGGAGGTGGCGACAACGCGTCAAAGACGTATCCCTTGCCCGCTGGCGCCCTGAAGAAGGGTGGCTACGTGTGCATCAACGGCCGTCCGTGCAAGGTGATCGACCTGTCTGTGTCGAAGACCGGCAAGCACGGTCACGCTAAGGTGAGCATTGTCGCGACCGACATTTTCACTGGAAACCGCCTCGAGGATCAGGCCCCGTCCACGCACAATGTAGAGGTGCCGTTTGTGAAGACCTTCACATACAGCGTGTTGGATATCCAACCCAACGAAGACTCCTCTCTTCCATCTCATTTGTCGCTGATGGACGATGAGGGCGAGAGCCGCGAGGATCTCGATATGCCCCCGGACGCGGCCCTGGCAGCGCAAATCAAGGAGCAGTTCGACTCCGGCAAGGAGGTGCTAGTTGTGGTTGTGTCTGCAATGGGCACTGAGCAGGTGTTGCAGACGAAGAATGCTGCGGAGAAGTGATGGAAGTATCTTCTGGATTTTTTGATGAAAACCAAAgcaattttttttttgtaaaTACTGAAACAATTCGGCCCCGATGACTGGCAACACGTCAGCGTGGTGTCCATGCTCCAGTGCCCACTCCCAAAAGCCAAGACGCCATCCTTTTCCTGTCAATGCCGAGCCACTTGCAATGGTGCAAGGGTCGAGTGCCTACGAAGTGGGAAAGGCAGACAGATCTGTAAAAAAaaacacgcttgtgccaccCACATGATGGTTAGAGTGCCCACGTAACTTGAGCGCAGCCCACCCGGTCCTCGCTGcctgccggtggtggtggggggagcCTCAGCCACCTCGAGGGAGATGCATCAGGCGGCAACCGGCCTGactgggagcggctgtgaggcgacctgctcagcgggtgggtgggtagggTGTGGgacagaggccgtgctcaaatgagaggagcggcagtgCTGTGATGTGTGCCTTCGGCTGCTTCGAACCGCGTGGATGGGGCCTGTGATCGGTTGGGGTAGTGTGGAGTTGAGCACATGTTCTGTGGCGGAATGGGCACGTGGAGAAGGGGAAAAAGTTGATTTTCAGGTAAAGTGAAAGCGCAAAATAAACGCAAAAGAAATCagttttttgtgtgtgccacTGAGCTAAACTCGTAGAGGCATTGGAGCATGCCTGAAGACGGTTTCTGGCAACAAGTAATTACCCTGTATCGATTTGTCTCATGTCGACGATTATGGGCTTTACCTTGCTTcgttcgtgtgtgcgtggtcAGATGTTACACTGTGAAGAAGCTGTTTGGCACGTGATTATGCATGAGC is part of the Leishmania major strain Friedlin complete genome, chromosome 25 genome and encodes:
- the EIF5A1 gene encoding putative eukaryotic initiation factor 5a, which encodes MSDEDHDFSHQGGGDNASKTYPLPAGALKKGGYVCINGRPCKVIDLSVSKTGKHGHAKVSIVATDIFTGNRLEDQAPSTHNVEVPFVKTFTYSVLDIQPNEDSSLPSHLSLMDDEGESREDLDMPPDAALAAQIKEQFDSGKEVLVVVVSAMGTEQVLQTKNAAEK
- the EIF5A2 gene encoding putative eukaryotic initiation factor 5a, which encodes MSDEDHDFSHQGGGDNASKTYPLPAGALKKGGYVCINGRPCKVIDLSVSKTGKHGHAKVSIVATDIFTGNRLEDQAPSTHNVEVPFVKTFTYSVLDIQPNEDSSLPSHLSLMDDEGESREDLDMPPDAALAAQIKEQFDSGKEVLVVVVSAMGTEQVLQTKNAAEK